The window CTCTATACATTATGGATTTTTATATTCTTAAAAAAACGCCGTGAACTTGATTTTGAATTTTTTGAAGTTAGAGCTGATAACCAAAGTAAAACATACCAATTAATACAAGGAATGCAGGAAATAAAACTACAAAACTGCGAAAAACGAAAACGCTGGGAATGGGAAGATGTACAAGCTGATTTATTTAAAGTAAATATAGCTGGTTTAAAACTTTCACAGAAACAAGAAGTAGGTAATATTTTTATAAACGAAAGTAAAAATATTATTATAACAATCGTTGCAGCACTTGCTGTTATCAATAACGAAATGACTTTAGGTATGATGCTCGCAACACAATATATTATCGGTCAACTAACTTTACCCATAGAACAAACCGTTCGTTTTATTCATGATTTGCAGGATACAAAAATCAGTCTTGAACGTATTAACGAGATTCACCAAAAACAAGATGAAAATACAGAACGAAAAGATAAAGTAAATAATCAATTATCTTCTGATAAAAATATTTATATCAATGATTTGATGTTTCAATACGAAGGTCCACATTCCGAAAAAGTTTTAAATGAAATAAATTTAACAATTCCAGTAGGCAAGGTTACAGCAATTGTTGGTTCAAGTGGTAGCGGTAAAACAACACTTGTAAAATTGCTTTTACAATATTATAATCCTATAGAAGGTAATATCAAAGTTGGAAACAATGATTTAAATAACTTTAATACAACTTTCTGGCGTAACCAGTGCGGTGTTGTAATGCAAGATGGTTTTATTTTTTCAGAATCAATTGCTCGGAATATTGCAGTATCAGATGAGGATATAGATAAAGAAAGATTATTATATGCTGCAAAAACAGCTAATATTCATGATACAATAGACAATTTACCTTTAAAATACAATACAGTTATTGGACAAGAAGGACAAAATTTAAGTCAGGGTCAAAGACAACGGATTTTAATTGCCAGAGCGGTATATAAAAATCCTGAATTTTTATTTTTTGACGAAGCTACAAATGCACTTGATGCAAATAACGAAAAAGTTATTGTTGAAAATTTGGAACAGTTTTATAAAGGTAAAACAGTAATTGTTGTAGCACACAGATTAAGTACAGTAAAAAACGCCGACCAAATTGTAGTACTTGAAAAAGGTGAAATATTAGAAATTGGCAATCATAAAGAACTAACAGTTAAACATGGAGCGTATTATAATTTAGTAAAAAATCAACTTGAACTTGGAAATTAAAATCATAACAAATCAGCTTTCCCTATAGTTATAGCGTATCGGGGTGTTAATCAGCGTCAAATGAGTGAAAAAGACAATATAGAATTAAGAAGCGAAAAAGTCCGAAATATAATCGGACAAATTCCACCAAGAATTATCAGAAGTGGTATTTCTGTAATTTTTCTTGTTGTAATTATTATGTTAGTTGGTAGTTACTTTTTTAAATATTCATATATCGTCAAATCAGAAATAGTATTCACAAAAGAAAACAACATAATAACCGGAATTATCAAAATTCCAGCAAACGAAATATCAAAAGTAAAAAAAGGGCAGGAAACATTTGTCAATTTTAACAATATCCCAAACATGAACAACGAAATACTTAAAAGTGAAATTGAATTGGTTTCTACTAAACTTGAAATTACAAATGAAAAAGCGTTTTATTCAGCAAGCATCAAAATTCCAAAAACATTTCATACAAATTCAGGTGGTCAAATTGAATTTACAAATACGATAAAAGGAAATGCAGAAATAATTACAGACGAAATCAGTTTTTTTGAAAGAATTATTCAACCTGTAAAATCGTTATTGTTAGAAGACAAATCAGAAAAATGAAAGCCTAACATTCGTAGCAATACATTTTAGGTCGCTCTAATCTCACACATCCAAAACACCTGTAAATAAGTATGCCTGCTTCATTACTATTTTACCATACAGCATTTTGGCTATCCCATAAAACTAAATCAATTTTACTATTCTTTGTAAAGTAATAATATTTTAAAAAAAATTGAGAATGAAAACCTTATGCAAAACAAACACTCAAATGTAATATAAGGAAATAAAAAAATTGATTATCTTGTGCAACATAGGTAATGTTTTAATGATAAAATGATAAAATGCTTAAATGATTGAATGATTGAATGATTGAATCATAAAATGATTATAGAAAATTATGACAGAAAAAGAGATATTTATTGAAGGATAAAAAAAAGAAGCATAAAAAATAACAAAAATCTGACTGCCGTCGGTAGGTTATGACAAAAGCTATATACTGAGCATAGTCGAAGTATAAAAATTCATTGCACAGGAACAATAAATAACATTTACGCATTTATGCATTTAATCATTTTATCATTTTCACTAAAATAACAGTAGAAACAATAATTTTTTTAGTAGAATTACAAATATTATGGATAAACACTAAATAATTTATACCAAACAATATGTTAAATTTAATAATATTTGGTCCCCCCGGTTCGGGAAAAGGCACACAATCGGAGAAATTAATTGAAAAATATGGATTAATTCATCTTTCAACCGGTGATATTTTACGAGATGCAATGGCAAATAAAACATCGCTGGGAATAATAGCTAAAAAATTTATTGATAATGGGAACCTTGTACCTGATGAGCATATGGTTAAAATAGTTGCCGAAGAGGTTGATAAATATCTAAATGCAAAGGGTTTTATTTTTGATGGCTTTCCAAGAACTAATATGCAGGCAGATTATTTAGCTAAAATGCTCAAAGAAAGAAATACTGAAATTAAAGTCATGATGACACTTGATGTTGAACATGATGAATTAATAAAAAGAATTTTACATAGAGGGGAAAAATCCGGTCGTAGCGATGACAGAAATATATCAATTATTGAAAACAGAATAAATGTTTATAATAAACAAACTGCTCCGGTTATTGATTATTATAAAGCAAAAAATAAGTACAAGCCAATTAAAGGAATAGGAACTATTGACGAAATTTTTGAGCGTATCTGTAAAATTATTGACGAAGTATAAATTTAATAAATTGGCACTACCACGAATTTAATAGGTAATGAATAAATGATAAAATGATTGAATGATAAAATGATTGAATGATAAAATGATTGAATGATAAAATGATTGAATGATAAAATGATTGAATGATAAAATGATTGAATGATAAAATGATTGAATGATAAAATGATTATAGAAAATTATGACAAAAGCTATATGCTGAGCGTTTACATTGAGCTTAGTCGAAAATGTAGTTTAAATGGAGTCGAAGTATAAAAATTCATCTTACAGGAAATAACATTTACTTATTTACGCATTTATGCATTTAATCATTTTATCATTTAGATATTTAATCATTTTCACTAAAATAAAAGTAGCTACAATTTAATAATATTTTTTAAAACATGGCAGAATCGAATTTTGTTGATTATGTAAAAATACATTGTCGTTCGGGAAATGGTGGGGCAGGTTCTGCCCATCTTCACAGAGATAAACTTAATGCTAAAGGAGGTCCTGACGGAGGCGATGGTGGGAGAGGCGGACACATTATTTTAAAAGGAAATAAGCAATTATGGACACTTATTCATCTCAAGTACAAAAGACACATTAAAGCTGAAAATGGACAAAATGGAGGTTCATCTCTTAAAACAGGAGCATGTGGAAAAGATGTGATAGTCGAAGTTCCATTAGGAACAGTAGCTAAAAATGCTGAAACAAAAAAGGTGCTTTTTGAAATTACAGAAGATGGTCAGTCTGAAATTATTGTGGCAGGTGGCAGGGGTGGTTTAGGAAATGAAAATTTCAAGTCAGCAACACATCAAACACCAAGATTTGCACAACCCGGTGAACCCGGAGAAGAAGAATGGAAAATT is drawn from Bacteroidales bacterium and contains these coding sequences:
- a CDS encoding peptidase domain-containing ABC transporter codes for the protein MSSFKCFKQHDEKDCGAACLQMISNYYGRFYSLSKLKEITFITKQGVSLLSISEAAENIGFRTKGVNISFNILETKNIFPLIAHWNQDHFIVVFNIAKKNLFRKRTKISIADPDHGIVHLSEQEFKKYWISTKSGGEEKGIILLLEPTQEFYKQESDKIKTKSLKFLFSYFIKYKKFFGQLTIGLLLGSLFQLIFPFLTQSIVDVGIANKNISFIYLILLAQMILIISRMSVEFVRRWILLHISTRINISLISDFFIKLMKLPMSYFDTKLTGDILQRINDHERVERFLTARTLETIFSFFTLIIFGAVLWIYSFTIFIIFFIGSLLYTLWIFIFLKKRRELDFEFFEVRADNQSKTYQLIQGMQEIKLQNCEKRKRWEWEDVQADLFKVNIAGLKLSQKQEVGNIFINESKNIIITIVAALAVINNEMTLGMMLATQYIIGQLTLPIEQTVRFIHDLQDTKISLERINEIHQKQDENTERKDKVNNQLSSDKNIYINDLMFQYEGPHSEKVLNEINLTIPVGKVTAIVGSSGSGKTTLVKLLLQYYNPIEGNIKVGNNDLNNFNTTFWRNQCGVVMQDGFIFSESIARNIAVSDEDIDKERLLYAAKTANIHDTIDNLPLKYNTVIGQEGQNLSQGQRQRILIARAVYKNPEFLFFDEATNALDANNEKVIVENLEQFYKGKTVIVVAHRLSTVKNADQIVVLEKGEILEIGNHKELTVKHGAYYNLVKNQLELGN
- a CDS encoding adenylate kinase, with amino-acid sequence MLNLIIFGPPGSGKGTQSEKLIEKYGLIHLSTGDILRDAMANKTSLGIIAKKFIDNGNLVPDEHMVKIVAEEVDKYLNAKGFIFDGFPRTNMQADYLAKMLKERNTEIKVMMTLDVEHDELIKRILHRGEKSGRSDDRNISIIENRINVYNKQTAPVIDYYKAKNKYKPIKGIGTIDEIFERICKIIDEV